In Firmicutes bacterium ASF500, a single genomic region encodes these proteins:
- the entS_1 gene encoding Enterobactin exporter EntS, whose amino-acid sequence MNKLKWKQTFYFLWVGQAVSVLTSSILQMALIWHLTVITQSAFVLSMASLAGFLPNAIFGIVAGTFVDRMDRKGILIGADLFIAVISLTLAIAAQNGNIAVWLVLAVLAIRSIGTAFHTPAISAVTPLIVPPEELTKCAGFTQSLQTIGYMAGTAIAGILYPIWSISGMVALDVFGAIVASLVVALIKIPKIENADRANQSKSFFEETKAGYSALKKEKGIFALVWIAAAFTILYFPINALFPLMSLDYFGGTTFQASVTEIAFSVGMLVGSVILGIGGGIKNRGLAIPFSIMLMGVPITFSGLLPQSGFWAFAFFCIIMGASAPFHNGPVTALIQEKLPPEYLGRAFGFYGSIASLAMPVGLLISGAFADIVGITKWFFITGTLIVILALICLAVPSIRTIDKDGKKADG is encoded by the coding sequence ATGAATAAACTAAAATGGAAACAGACTTTTTACTTTTTATGGGTAGGGCAAGCTGTGTCTGTTCTCACAAGTTCAATTCTGCAAATGGCCTTGATTTGGCATTTAACAGTAATAACACAATCTGCCTTTGTGCTTTCAATGGCCTCGTTAGCCGGATTTCTACCAAATGCCATTTTTGGAATAGTGGCAGGAACTTTTGTTGATCGAATGGATAGAAAAGGTATCCTAATAGGAGCTGATCTTTTTATTGCGGTAATTAGCCTGACACTTGCTATCGCCGCACAGAACGGGAATATAGCCGTATGGTTAGTATTGGCGGTATTAGCTATCCGTAGCATCGGAACTGCATTTCATACTCCTGCCATTAGTGCGGTCACACCGCTTATCGTCCCACCGGAAGAATTGACAAAATGTGCGGGGTTTACGCAGTCGCTACAGACTATCGGCTACATGGCCGGGACAGCTATAGCAGGAATACTATATCCGATCTGGAGTATTAGTGGTATGGTAGCCCTGGATGTTTTCGGAGCTATTGTTGCTTCTCTTGTTGTGGCACTTATCAAAATACCAAAGATTGAAAATGCTGATAGGGCAAATCAATCGAAAAGTTTTTTTGAAGAAACAAAAGCGGGATATTCCGCATTAAAAAAAGAAAAAGGTATTTTTGCTCTTGTCTGGATTGCCGCCGCGTTTACAATTTTGTACTTCCCTATCAATGCCCTTTTCCCGTTAATGTCTCTTGATTATTTCGGCGGTACAACTTTCCAGGCTTCTGTTACTGAGATTGCTTTTTCCGTAGGTATGCTTGTCGGAAGCGTCATCTTGGGTATTGGAGGAGGGATCAAAAATCGGGGACTTGCAATTCCCTTTTCAATTATGCTTATGGGAGTGCCTATTACCTTTTCGGGACTGCTCCCTCAAAGTGGTTTTTGGGCTTTTGCTTTTTTCTGTATCATTATGGGGGCTTCTGCCCCATTTCATAATGGCCCTGTTACTGCACTCATACAAGAGAAGTTACCACCGGAATATTTAGGTCGCGCTTTCGGATTTTACGGCAGTATTGCTTCACTTGCTATGCCAGTCGGTCTATTGATTTCAGGGGCCTTTGCAGATATAGTGGGAATAACAAAATGGTTTTTTATTACTGGCACTCTTATTGTAATACTTGCATTGATATGCCTTGCAGTGCCATCTATTAGAACGATTGATAAGGATGGTAAAAAGGCTGATGGCTAA